From the Oncorhynchus nerka isolate Pitt River linkage group LG20, Oner_Uvic_2.0, whole genome shotgun sequence genome, one window contains:
- the LOC115103109 gene encoding testicular spindle-associated protein SHCBP1L, translated as MATCAPDPLFPLEDFHDETAQKASKEHFKIPVSSEMAHEKAQSHTSTIPNSEVPSYDDGSTSFSAADAPQIVRNKVPMRRKLLAPNPDSEEPFDAKEAQVLPQIFISNKTYTYDERVALFCDHIIGQCSAEDADEAISFYIIKKLASKRSWTAVWKTSPEVLLVNCDIGDLPFVGVLVDVNCTPCEGKSLPLRVSVSVAEPYSSNIANLPRELVEDVLREHDYSVPILDVYPIQGMGADVDNIAEYLEHARFFYDFLWRDWDDEEECDEYAGLIEKRIQLYYDIQDGTIPGPISERYRKTLEEYRSKRLDLTKFQTKIRGEALPGEAVECWKKYYEMSMLCGLLKFWEDLRLRSHGPFYPRIYKRRKGQRTSGRIVTHIVAQIMTTDMIKNFSADTLIQQHDSLSAALDSCFSGDTVVVFPGEYHAVALASLTDDITIKGEGERKEVLFYSDPSHDNFVASKASKVMLMNLTLVQHGTCDGIVVVESGQLTLDNCVLKCQGTGVCVLTGASLVMKNCEISGAKGAGVELYPGSIAELHRNEIHHCSNQLAKDSKGSQGGINLKVLPQPQLKLTDNHIHDNHGYGVTILVPDNLYKASEDLEQTASGDKNETDYLSKALQKLSLEITTNKLESNTKGDIGLLRKTWVNS; from the exons ATGGCAACTTGTGCCCCTGATCCTTTGTTTCCTCTGGAAGATTTTCATGATGAAACAGCACAGAAAGCAAGCAAGGAACATTTTAAAATACCTGTCTCAAGTGAGATGGCCCATGAAAAGGCCCAGTCTCATACCAGTACTATTCCGAACAGTGAGGTGCCAAGCTATGATGATGGTTCAACATCATTCTCTGCTGCTGACGCTCCTCAAATCGTAAGGAATAAAGTCCCTATGAGAAGGAAACTTCTGGCGCCAAATCCTGACAGCGAAGAGCCATTTGATGCTAAAGAGGCCCAAGTCTTGCCACAAATCTTCATCTCCAACAAGACATACACCTACGATGAACGTGTTGCTCTCTTTTGCGATCATATTATTGGCCAGTGTTCT GCAGAAGATGCAGATGAAGCTATAAGTTTCTACATAATTAAAAAACTTGCCAGCAAACGCTCTTGGACTGCAGTGTGGAAAACTTCCCCAGAAGTCCTGTTGGTAAACTGCGATATTGGGGACCTGCCATTCGTGGGTGTGCTTGTCGAC GTCAACTGTACACCATGCGAAGGAAAAAGCCTCCCTCTTCGAGTGTCCGTTTCTGTGGCAGAACCATATTCCTCAAACATTGCCAACTTACCAAGAGAGTTGGTTGAAGATGTGTTGAGGGAACATGACTACTCTGTGCCAATCTTGGATGTCTACCCCATACAAGGGATGGGAGCTGATGTAGACAACATTGCAGAGTATCTGGAACATGCAAG GTTTTTCTACGATTTTCTCTGGAGGGACTGGGATGATGAGGAGGAATGTGACGAGTACGCAGGACTCATTGAGAAACGCATACAGCT GTATTATGACATTCAGGATGGAACCATCCCTGGTCCAATCAGCGAACGATACCGCAAGACCCTGGAGGAGTACCGAAGCAAACGACTGGACTTGACAAAATTCCAGACCAAAATCCGTGGGGAGGCCTTACCAGGGGAGGCTGTGGAGTGCTGGAAAAAGTACTACGAAATGTCAATGCTTTGTGGGCTCCTGAAGTTCTGGGAAGACCTGCGACTCAG GAGCCATGGACCCTTCTATCCAAGGATCTACAAACGCAGAAAGGGGCAGAGAACATCTGGAAGGATTGTGACACACATTGTTGCCCAGATAATGACAACAGACATG ATCAAGAACTTCTCGGCCGACACTCTGATCCAGCAGCATGACAGTCTGTCAGCCGCTCTGGACTCCTGCTTCTCTGGGGACACGGTGGTGGTCTTCCCAGGAGAGTACCACGCAGTTGCGCTGGCATCCCTCACAGACGACATCACAATAAAGG gagaaggagaaaggaaaGAGGTGCTGTTCTACTCTGACCCATCCCATGACAACTTTGTGGCGTCCAAAGCCTCCAAGGTGATGCTCATGAACCTGACATTGGTGCAGCATGGAACCTGTGATGGCATTGTTGTGGTGGAGTCGGGACAGTTGACCCTGGACAACTGCGTGTTGAAATGTCAAGGCACAGGAGTGTGTGTCCTGACTGGAGCCTCTCTGGTCATGAAGAACTGTGAGATATCTGGTGCAAAG GGTGCAGGGGTGGAGTTGTACCCTGGCAGCATTGCAGAGCTGCATCGGAATGAAATCCATCACTGCAGCAACCAGCTGGCGAAAGACTCGAAAGGTTCACAGGGTGGAATCAATCTCAAG GTTCTCCCTCAGCCCCAGCTGAAGCTGACCGACAATCACATTCATGATAACCACGGGTATGGCGTGACCATTCTTGTTCCTGACAATCTGTACAAAGCGAGTGAGGACCTGGAGCAGACAGCCAGTGGGGACAAGAACGAGACAGATTATCTTTCCAAGGCCCTGCAGAAACTCAGTTTGGAGATCACCACAAACAAACTGGAGTCAAACACCAAGGGCGATATAGGATTGCTGCGCAAAACGTGGGTGAATTCCTGA